A single Amphiura filiformis chromosome 19, Afil_fr2py, whole genome shotgun sequence DNA region contains:
- the LOC140141385 gene encoding uncharacterized protein encodes MVTTVTKPKPSPTVTTWAKASPMGTTVIRPSPVVTTTTTSPVTTTTNKGSGMCLRCGLGSAHSSNDCPMQKTKPKSSSESRLSTEDVFAASESEDESDDNDEGQHDKGKLSAQSKKTTDDRLRKDGKEKTQWNSKLEKCRICEKLGHSEDKCPMDGPDSPYLSKVSSISSALKRKTTTATVSQSSQPGSAAKKAKVDVSGVCKACGCKGHSKEYCPLNDALALCKKVEEKGKEVDKKELEKEKRKKAQEKQLLAQMIQMQEEELRLERKKREAEKGQKRMEEDMQKRNKPENLPVEVKGNATNPRNPTSSASHNKGINPSDGPSTGPPMGGPCQGPRPQMGVLGPPMQGPRPQMGGPRMQGAQMGGPPLQGPGPQMGGPLVQGPGPQMGGPIIQGPRPQMGGPRMQGPQMGGPPLQGPGPQMGGPLVQGPGPRMGGLPIQGPRPQMGGPPMQGPGPQLGGPPMQGPGPQMSGSRMQGPQMGGPAIQGPGPQMSGTPMQGTGPQMGGPPMQGPGPQMSGPRMQGPQMGGPPMQGPGPQMGGPPMQGPGPQMAGPPMHRPPMGGPHMQGPRGPQMGGPPFQGPYMQRPPFQGPPGPHPRGPPMNRPPFQGPPGLRPMGPQQFGPRGPPGPRGPYPSGPRPVGPPASSGSALENICISLDPNDPLKAAMDSMKKFLESSDSSDSESDISISSPSRSRSGSRRRRLQKSGEARRSRSRDRRSRSRNRRSASRDREKLRISRSSLRDRRSRSLERRRRPRSHSPLPPPYYDHGEYDAYYEQYPPYSGPYPPPPYPGPPPFPPMDPYPPDLGPLLPGEDPRLRLLEYYERCAANIHQDLHHGAHYPDDMPSTSGYRRSRSRSPDHGRGCICKRCTRERHQRGRSDSRDRKRRSRSRDHSSGRRRSRDRSPRGRSRSKDRLESRRRSRSRERRRRRSRSSELRKHSRSRSKGRDGVRGRSRSKERESVSRSKEKESVSRSKEKESVSRSKEKESVRPKDHGRLRALSQEKPQPNNKPKQIQPGDLRERIEEKRETKTAEKGQTGDLREKLQEKQQSKGRSEDRSKETNKSGGSGSRSADKGHERPRSERRSGEQDRQKRSPARERSRSRDPRNERKQGLKRSRADDKKMDDEKKDTRQDRPIPAKTETRDRTGQVKVTTQRDTTRSESDGKGEAPTSREFQASDIPDELDVDEGDCDDQFSTETLLQTARHPVADEDEYIDVLGDDSDTDDNLGSEVMLGSEAMPPEVMLGLEAMPPEVMIGSEVMPPIVGTGSEDVDIKSPDVDVENEDDTDNNNQDDDAGTVAVKSCGKPEVRRGRGRGSARGRGTRSRAQPGGEDDGSGKTVGRSLRSRTRSQRGKTL; translated from the exons ATGGTGACTACAGTGACTAAGCCAAAGCCAAGTCCGACGGTGACTACATGGGCAAAAGCAAGTCCAATGGGGACTACAGTAATAAGGCCAAGTCCAGTAGTGACTACAACGACTACAAGTCCAGTGACTACTACGACTAATAAGGGTTCTGGAATGTGCCTAAGATGCGGTCTTGGATCTGCGCATTCAAGCaacgattgtccaatgcaaaag ACTAAACCAAAGAGTTCGTCTGAGAGCAGGCTGTCAACTGAAGATGTTTTTGCTGCCAGCGAAAGTGAAGATGAAtcagatgataatgatgaaggtCAGCATGACAAGGGAAAGCTCTCAGCTCAATCGAAGAAGACTACTGATGATAGGCTAAGAAAAGATGGAAAAGAAAA GACACAGTGGAACAGCAAGCTTGAGAAATGCAGGATATGTGAGAAGCTGGGTCACTCTGAAGACAAGTGTCCTATGGATGGG CCTGATAGTCCATACTTATCCAAGGTATCTAGCATTAGCTCAGCTCTCAAACGAAAGACAACCACAGCAACAGTTAGTCAGTCTTCCCAGCCAGGGTCGGCTGCCAAGAAAGCCAAGGTGGATGTGTCAGGGGTATGCAAAGCCTGTGGATGCAAGGGACACTCCAAAGAGTATTGCCCACTCAATGAT GCTCTGGCGCTGTGTAAGAAAGtagaagaaaaagggaaggaggtTGATAAGAAGGAGCtagagaaagagaaaagaaaaaaggcaCAAGAAAAACAACTGCTGGCACAGATGATTCAGATGCAGGAAGAAGAACTGAGATTGGAGAGGAAGAAAAGAGAAGCAGAAAAAGGACAGAAACGTATGGAAGAAGATATGCAAAAAAGAAATAAACCAGAG AACCTACCAGTAGAAGTAAAAGGCAATGCTACCAACCCTCGGAATCCGACATCCTCTGCATCTCATAACAAAGGCATAAATCCTTCTGATGGTCCATCCACAGGGCCTCCAATGGGAGGACCATGTCAAGGGCCTAGGCCCCAAATGGGTGTGCTTGGTCCCCCTATGCAAGGACCTAGGCCCCAAATGGGTGGGCCAAGGATGCAGGGGGCCCAAATGGGTGGGCCTCCATTGCAAGGACCTGGGCCCCAAATGGGTGGACCTCTAGTGCAAGGTCCTGGGCCTCAAATGGGCGGCCCTATTATACAAGGACCTAGACCTCAAATGGGTGGGCCAAGGATGCAGGGGCCCCAAATGGGTGGGCCTCCATTGCAAGGACCTGGGCCCCAAATGGGTGGACCTCTAGTGCAAGGACCTGGACCTCGAATGGGTGGGCTTCCAATACAAGGACCTAGGCCTCAAATGGGTGGACCACCAATGCAAGGACCTGGGCCCCAATTGGGTGGGCCTCCAATGCAAGGACCTGGACCTCAAATGAGTGGGTCAAGAATGCAGGGGCCCCAAATGGGTGGGCCTGCAATACAAGGACCTGGGCCCCAAATGAGTGGGACACCAATGCAGGGAACTGGGCCTCAAATGGGTGGGCCTCCTATGCAAGGACCTGGACCTCAAATGAGTGGGCCAAGGATGCAGGGCCCCCAAATGGGTGGGCCTCCAATGCAAGGACCTGGGCCTCAAATGGGTGGGCCCCCGATGCAAGGACCTGGGCCTCAAATGGCCGGGCCACCAATGCATAGACCTCCAATGGGTGGACCCCATATGCAAGGGCCTCGAGGACCCCAAATGGGTGGACCACCATTCCAAGGGCCATATATGCAAAGACCTCCATTCCAAGGCCCTCCTGGACCACATCCTCGTGGCCCTCCAATGAATAGGCCCCCTTTTCAGGGACCTCCAGGATTGAGACCTATGGGCCCTCAACAATTTGGGCCCCGAGGACCTCCAGGCCCCAGAGGACCATATCCAAGTGGACCTCGTCCTGTTGGCCCTCCAGCAAGTTCTGGATCAGCATTAGAGAACATATGCAT ATCACTTGACCCCAACGACCCACTGAAGGCAGCAATGGATTCCATGAAGAAATTCCTGGAGAGTTCTGACAGCAGCGACAGCGAGAGTGACATATCCATCTCAAGTCCTTCAAGATCACGGTCCGGATCAAGAAGACGCAGATTGCAAAAATCTGGTGAAGCTCGGAGATCCAGGTCCAGAGATCGAAGGTCTAGATCCAGAAATCGAAGATCTGCATCCAGAGACCGTGAAAAATTACGCATCAGCAGATCATCTCTGAGAGATCGAAGGTCAAGATCTTTGGAGCGTAGGCGAAGACCCCGATCACATAGTCCCCTGCCTCCACCATATTATGATCATGGAGAGTATGATGCCTATTATGAACAATATCCACCATACTCTGGCCCTTACCCTCCACCTCCCTACCCTGGGCCACCACCCTTTCCTCCTATGGACCCATACCCACCAGATTTAGGCCCCCTTCTGCCAGGAGAAGACCCACGTTTAAGACTACTGGAGTATTATGAACGATGTGCAGCAAACATACACCAAGATCTTCACCATGGTGCGCACTATCCCGATGATATGCCCTCGACATCTGGATATCGCAGATCTCGCAGCAGATCTCCAGATCATGGACGAGGATGTATCTGTAAGCGGTGCACCCGGGAGAGGCATCAAAGAGGGCGCTCTGATTCTAGGGATAGAAAACGGCGGTCTCGATCTAGGGATCATAGCTCGGGTAGACGTAGGTCTAGAGATAGGAGTCCAAGAGGAAGATCAAGATCCAAAGATAGGTTAGAATCTAGAAGACGATCAAGATCAAGagaaagacgaagaagaagatcAAGATCTTCTGAACTAAGAAAGCATTCAAGATCAAGATCAAAAGGCAGAGATGGTGTTAGAGGAAGATCTAGATCAAAAGAGAGAgaaagtgtttctagatcaaaagagaaagaaagtgtttctagatcaaaagagaaagaaagtgtttctagatcaaaagAGAAAGAAAGTGTTAGACCTAAAGATCACGGGAGACTACGGGCGCTCTCTCAAGAGAAACCCCAACCAAATAACAAGCCAAAACAGATCCAACCAGGAGATTTGAGAGAGCGCATTGAAGAAAAACGAGAAACAAAAACTGCTGAAAAAGGACAAACTGGTGATTTGAGAGAGAAATTACAagagaaacaacaaagtaaaggTAGATCAGAAGACAGATCTAAAGAAACCAATAAGTCAGGTGGATCTGGAAGTAGATCAGCAGACAAAGGTCATGAAAGACCAAGATCAGAGAGAAGATCTGGAGAACAGGATCGTCAGAAGAGATCACCAGCAAGAGAGAGGTCAAGATCAAGAGATCCACGTAATGAGAGAAAACAAGGTTTGAAAAGGAGCAGAGCTGACGACAAGAAGATGGATGATGAGAAGAAAGACACAAGACAAGACAGACCAATCCCTGCTAAGACGGAGACAAGAGACAGGACAGGACAAGTAAAG GTGACTACACAGAGAGACACTACCAGGTCAGAGTCAGATGGGAAGGGTGAGGCGCCAACCTCAAGAGAATTCCAAGCATCAGACATTCCAGATGAACTTGATGTTGATGAAGGAGATTGTGATGACCAGTTTAGTACAGAGACTTTATtacagacagcccgtcacccagtGGCTGATGAGGACGAATACATTGATGTATTAGGAGATGATTCTGACACTGATGACaatttggggtcagaggtcatgtTAGGATCGGAGGCGATGCCTCCAGAGGTCATGTTAGGATTGGAGGCGATGCCTCCAGAGGTCATGATTGGATCGGAGGTCATGCCTCCCATAGTTGGGACAGGAAGTGAAGATGTTGATATAAAGAGTCCAGATGTTGATGTTGAAAATGAAGATGACACAGATAATAACAATCAGGATGATGATGCAGGAACCGTGGCGGTAAAGTCGTGCGGTAAGCCGGAAGTACGACGAGGACGCGGACGAGGCTCAGCACGCGGCAGAGGTACTCGAAGCAGAGCACAACCAGGTGGGGAGGATGATGGATCGGGAAAAACAGTCGGTCGAAGCTTACGTTCGCGTACCAGATCACAACGCGGTAAAACACTGTGA
- the LOC140141386 gene encoding uncharacterized protein — protein MGHKKDDCPLDGPTHQLPCVICKKTGHKKGDCPLDGPTKKQTVKTSAQGKSGHSGNTTGKDSGRQLPCVVCKKTGHKKDNCPTQKQIKQTGDRQKKTEAQRATDGAPAVEGIQSNKFGGICFLCGKTGHLKMVCPYAPWFKDGRCVECKALNSHMLWCYVLKGDFCQKCGDKHRHGHTCEFRDAQLVCYHCKSTKHTSAKCPKLKMIIAAAAAKEKLEKEAAAAKEKLEKEAAAKAALDSAFVEEVAVPTWEMRNNVSVRECANCGQRGHRYQDCPKKPEKFVMKKKHGKQGNLAHWAKEREKKRRAKEIAPPLLPQRVVRLSLQRNRRHVLRLRPRLL, from the coding sequence ATGGGGCATAAGAAAGACGATTGTCCACTCGATGGTCCAACGCATCAATTACCTTGTGTTATCTGCAAAAAGACGGGACATAAGAAGGGTGATTGTCCACTCGATGGtccaacaaagaaacaaacagtcAAGACAAGTGCACAAGGAAAGAGTGGTCATTCTGGTAATACTACTGGCAAAGACAGTGGTCGTCAGTTACCTTGTGTCGTCTGCAAAAAGACGGGACATAAGAAGGATAATTGTCCAACACAAAAGCAAATTAAACAAACAGGGGACAGACAAAAGAAAACAGAAGCGCAGAGGGCAACAGATGGTGCTCCTGCAGTAGAAGGGATTCAATCAAATAAATTTGGTGGAATTTGCTTCCTTTGCGGAAAAACGGGACACTTGAAGATGGTTTGTCCGTATGCTCCTTGGTTTAAAGATGGCCGATGTGTGGAGTGCAAGGCCCTGAATAGCCACATGTTGTGGTGTTACGTTTTAAAGGGAGACTTTTGTCAGAAATGTGGAGATAAACACCGACATGGACACACTTGTGAGTTCCGAGATGCCCAGTTGGTGTGCTATCATTGCAAGTCAACCAAACATACGTCTGCAAAATGTCCAAAGTTAAAAATGATTATCGCAGCGGCTGCTGCAAAAGAAAAGCTAGAGAAAGAAGCTGCCGCTGCTAAAGAAAAGTTGGAGAAAGAAGCTGCTGCCAAAGCAGCTCTTGACAGCGCTTTTGTTGAAGAGGTTGCTGTACCAACTTGGGAGATGCGTAACAATGTGAGTGTTAGAGAATGCGCTAATTGCGGACAACGAGGGCATCGTTACCAGGATTGTCCAAAGAAACctgagaaatttgttatgaagAAAAAGCATGGCAAGCAAGGTAATTTAGCCCATTGGGCGAAAGAGAGAGAAAAGAAGCGAAGAGCCAAAGAGATCGCGCCGCCGCTGCTGCCGCAAAGAGTGGTAAGGTTGTCACTTCAACGAAATCGAAGACATGTTCTACGACTAAGACCACGCCTGTTGTGA